CCTCGTTTCCGCGCGCATCATTTCCGACAAGGCGCCCAGCGACAACGGCTCGACACCACCCTCCACGGTCACGGCCGCCGACGCGTATCCGTTCCAGTTCATCAACGGCGACCTGATCAGCGCCGGCGTGAAGGTGATGAACAATTCGTGGGGCGGCATCACGTGGGATGCGTCCGACACGGCGACCACGAAAGGCTTCCACGACGCGTACAACACCTACGTCAATTCCTGGGGCGGGCTGGTGGTGTTTGCCGCCGGCAACTCCTCACTGGCCAACCCCAGCACCATCGCCGCCTTGCCGAGCCTCGCGCCCGACCTGGAAAAGGGATGGCTCGCCGTGGTCGCGGTGGACAGCAATCACCCCACGGAACTGGCGAGCTATTCGAACAAGTGCGGCATCGCCATGAACTACTGCCTGGCCGCGCCAGGTGATGTGGTGGTCAGCGGCAAGGACGATACCGGCAGCAAGCCGAGCCTGTGGATCGTCAAGGGCACCTCGTTCGCGGCGCCGGCGGTGTCAGGCGCCGCGGCACTGGTGTGGCAGGCGTTCCCGTACTTCACCAACGACCAGGTGCGCCAGACCTTGCTGGGTACGGCGGACGACCTTGGCGCACCGGGTGTCGACCCGGTGTTCGGCTACGGCATGCTCGACGTGGGCAAGGCGGTGAAGGGGCCTGGTCGTTTCGACTGGGGCGATTTCAGCGTCATGCTCGACACGAACTCCACCTGGGGTAATCCGATCAGCGGCACCGGTGGCCTAGTGAAGGACGGCACCGGCACGCTCACGCTGACCAGCGATCCGAGCTACGAAGGCAATACCCGCGTCGAACACGGCACGCTCGTGGCGCCGTCACTCGCGGGCAATCTGTACCTCGACAATGTCGACGCGGTGATGCGTGGCGCCCATACCTTCGGCAAGGACGTGCAGAACTGGGGCACGCTGGTCGTTGCGGGCGGCGACGTGCACGTGAAGGGCGGCTATTACCAGGGCTTCTATGCCACGGACGGCCAGATGGGTCGGCTTGCGGTGGAGCTGGGTTATGCCCTTCGCGTGGATGGCAAGGCCGTACTGAACGGCGGCAATCTGTACGTGATCGGTGCGAAGCAAGGCTACGTAGCCAATACGCACACCGAAGTACTCACCGCCACCGGCGGCCTGACCGGCAAGTTCACGGGACTCGACGTTGCGCAGGGCGTGCTGCTTTCCGCCTCGCTGAACTACGACAGCAGCAGCGCATGGCTCGACGTGAGCCAGGTGCAGGCTTCCGCGGTCACCGGCATGACCTATACCGCGGCATCGTTCGCCGCCGCGCAGCGCGTCGACAATGCCTTCGGCCAGATCAATACGCAGGTAACGCAAGGCGTGACCGGCAGCAGCGTCGTCACGACCGACTTCATCCATAGCGCCGCCAACCTCCAGCAGACGGCGAACACCGCCGCATTGCAGCGTTCGCTCGAAAGCCTGTCGGGCCAGTTGCATGCGGCGAGCGCGGCGATGACGTTCGAAGCGATCGACGCGGGAACGCGTGCGTTGTCCGACCACTTCGACGACCTGGTCGACAGGCGCGGCGCCAGCGGCGGCTGGGCGCAGACGCTGGGCTACCACGGCAGCATGAGCCGCAGCGGCTACGGCAGCATCGGCTACGACCTCAGTGGCTGGATGGTCGGCCAGGACCGCCGCTTCGGCAGTAACGGCGTGTTCGGCTTCGCGGTCAGCCAGAGCGAGGGCCTGGGCCGCCTCGCCGAATACGCTGACCAGGGCCAGAGCCGCGCGGTCGAAGGCATGTTGTACGCCGGCTTCGTGCGAGACAGCTGGTACACGATGGGACGCCTCGGCGTAGGCAGCTATCGCGAAAACATGCGTCGCCACATCGAGCTGGGCAGCGACGTGTCGAGCGTGGCGAGCGATACGAATGGCCGATACACCGTCGCGTATGGCGAGAGCGGCTATCGCGCGTCGCTGGGCGAGGTGCAGTTCACGCCGTACGCGAACCTGCAATACGCGCATGTCGCACGCGATGGCTTCAACGAATTCGGCGGCGACGGATTCGGCCTGAAGGCCGGTTCGCAAGCGGTATCTCGCTGGCAGGCGGGTGTGGGTTTGCGCGCAGGCCACCAGTGGGGCTTGCCCCATGGCGGAAGCCTGGCGTTGCAGGGGCGCCTGCAGTGGCAGCAATCCTTCGCCACGCACGGTGATGTGTTCGATGCCAGCTTTACCGGTGTGGACCAATGGGCGCCGGTCGGCGGCGTCGGGCTGTCGCGGTACCAGAGTCAGGCGGGCCTCACGCTCGATTGGGCGGCGTCCGCACGTTCCCACCTGCAGTTCGGCATGGACCAGTACTTCGGTCAGCACGACCAGGGCTTGATGGGGACGCTCAGCTACAGGCTGGATTTCTAGGTGAAGGCCACCCGGTGGTCGACCTGTGGAAGCATACGAACGGTGTGGGGCTTCAAGATTCGGCAGTACGACCGCGCCATTCCACCACGACGTCGACGACGCTCCATTTCGTCGGACGGCGGCTGGAATATGTGCGATCCACGGCCTTTCGTCCAACCGCTTCTGCAAGTAGGCTGACGTTAGCTTCTGGTAACACGAAGAGCTCAACACCAACGGCGTGTTGGTTATTTAAGTCTTTTAAGCTCCACGAGTATGAGGAAATCCTATGTTGGCCTATGTTGAACGCCACGTGCGCAAGCTGGAAGAGGATGCTGATTCTTTGCCGCGTGGTGAGATATTCAAGAGGCTTGGGGCACTCGGACTAGACGACTGTGGCGAGTTCCTGCTTTCCCTCCCTAACGCATCGTTTCCCCGGTTGTCGCGTGTGCTCCCTCGTATGGCGTCAGACCAGATCCAGCGCGACTGGACGGGCAACTACGGTATCCCGCTGTTGAAGCAGACGTTGAACTTTGTTCGTTCTATGAGTGCGACGTACACACGCATTACCGGAAG
The window above is part of the Dyella jiangningensis genome. Proteins encoded here:
- a CDS encoding S8 family serine peptidase, with the protein product MRGMRFRQMSVLVCAALGLSACGGGGNGNVKPAGPYAPPSPGYTPPSPGYTPPSGPGNSGNPTTPTTPTPPPTDQPPLDAQLSLTHADAAHSAGFNGASVTIGVVDSGIMHNHPALSGRVTHELIYIDSSTNNTSVDDVIGHGTWVSEIAAGTTYGNFPGGLAPGANLVSARIISDKAPSDNGSTPPSTVTAADAYPFQFINGDLISAGVKVMNNSWGGITWDASDTATTKGFHDAYNTYVNSWGGLVVFAAGNSSLANPSTIAALPSLAPDLEKGWLAVVAVDSNHPTELASYSNKCGIAMNYCLAAPGDVVVSGKDDTGSKPSLWIVKGTSFAAPAVSGAAALVWQAFPYFTNDQVRQTLLGTADDLGAPGVDPVFGYGMLDVGKAVKGPGRFDWGDFSVMLDTNSTWGNPISGTGGLVKDGTGTLTLTSDPSYEGNTRVEHGTLVAPSLAGNLYLDNVDAVMRGAHTFGKDVQNWGTLVVAGGDVHVKGGYYQGFYATDGQMGRLAVELGYALRVDGKAVLNGGNLYVIGAKQGYVANTHTEVLTATGGLTGKFTGLDVAQGVLLSASLNYDSSSAWLDVSQVQASAVTGMTYTAASFAAAQRVDNAFGQINTQVTQGVTGSSVVTTDFIHSAANLQQTANTAALQRSLESLSGQLHAASAAMTFEAIDAGTRALSDHFDDLVDRRGASGGWAQTLGYHGSMSRSGYGSIGYDLSGWMVGQDRRFGSNGVFGFAVSQSEGLGRLAEYADQGQSRAVEGMLYAGFVRDSWYTMGRLGVGSYRENMRRHIELGSDVSSVASDTNGRYTVAYGESGYRASLGEVQFTPYANLQYAHVARDGFNEFGGDGFGLKAGSQAVSRWQAGVGLRAGHQWGLPHGGSLALQGRLQWQQSFATHGDVFDASFTGVDQWAPVGGVGLSRYQSQAGLTLDWAASARSHLQFGMDQYFGQHDQGLMGTLSYRLDF